Proteins from a genomic interval of Zingiber officinale cultivar Zhangliang chromosome 1B, Zo_v1.1, whole genome shotgun sequence:
- the LOC121969796 gene encoding subtilisin-like protease SBT1.7 translates to MKERAAMAPLRFYFFLSLLGCFCGCSISLAELRKKTYIVHMAKAQMPAAFAEHSRWYDASLRSVSDTAEVLYTYDTVAHGFCARLTPAEARALEDLPGVLAVHPEVRYELHTTRTPEFLHLDRTEALIPQSNTESDVIVGVLDTGVWPESRSYDDAGFGPVPASWRGECVEAKDFTAAACNRKLVGAQFFSKGYEAATNPIDESKESKSPRDDDGHGTHTSSTAAGSTVAGANLLGYAAGTARGMSTRARIAVYKVCWLGGCFSSDILAAMDKAVDDGCGVLSLSLGGGTTDYFRDSIAIGAFNAVAKGVVVSCSAGNGGPSSSTLSNEAPWITTVGAGTIDRDFPAYAVLGNGKNLTGVSLYSGKPLSSSPYPFIYAGNATNATNGNLCMQGTLLPDKVSGKIVLCDRGINARVQKGFVVRDAGGAGMILANSAANGEELVADAHILPATGVGQRDGDVIKSYLFSDPNPTATIAIGGTKVGITPSPVVAAFSSRGPSAITPDILKPDILAPGVNILAAWTGKVGPTGQAADRRQTDFNIISGTSMSCPHISGLAALLKGAYSDWSPSAIKSALMTTSYSVYPNGDRILDVATGRAATPFDIGAGHVDPPKALDPGLVYDITTDDYIDFLCALKYTMLQIQAVSRKQNVTCDNKTIYSVSDLNYPSFSVAFETASGAGGGGSSKTTTVKHKRTLTNVGAPGTYKVTVSAPEEVSVEVYPQELSFASSGERKSYTVSFSAASQPSGSAAFGRLVWSDGQHVVASPLAFTWT, encoded by the coding sequence ATGAAGGAGAGAGCCGCCATGGCTCCCCTCCGCTTCTACTTCTTCCTCTCCTTGCTCGGCTGCTTCTGCGGCTGTTCGATTTCTCTTGCAGAGCTCAGGAAGAAGACTTACATAGTCCACATGGCCAAGGCCCAGATGCCGGCGGCCTTCGCGGAGCACAGTCGCTGGTATGACGCTTCGCTGCGCTCGGTATCCGACACCGCTGAGGTACTCTACACATATGACACCGTCGCCCACGGATTCTGCGCCCGGCTCACCCCCGCGGAGGCGCGCGCGCTCGAGGACCTCCCCGGTGTGCTCGCCGTCCACCCCGAGGTTCGCTATGAGCTCCACACCACCCGTACGCCGGAGTTCCTCCACCTCGACCGCACCGAGGCGCTGATACCGCAATCCAACACCGAGAGCGACGTCATCGTCGGGGTGTTGGACACCGGCGTCTGGCCCGAGAGCAGGAGCTACGATGACGCCGGGTTCGGCCCCGTCCCCGCGAGCTGGAGGGGTGAGTGCGTGGAAGCGAAGGACTTCACGGCCGCCGCTTGTAACCGTAAGCTGGTCGGTGCCCAGTTCTTCTCCAAGGGGTATGAGGCCGCCACGAATCCGATTGACGAGTCCAAGGAGTCAAAGTCGCCACGCGACGACGACGGCCACGGCACACACACCTCTTCCACCGCCGCTGGATCCACCGTCGCCGGAGCCAACCTGCTGGGCTACGCCGCCGGCACCGCCCGCGGCATGTCGACTCGCGCGCGCATCGCCGTATACAAGGTCTGCTGGCTCGGCGGGTGCTTCAGCTCCGACATACTCGCCGCCATGGACAAGGCCGTGGATGACGGGTGCGGTGTCCTTTCGCTGTCCCTTGGCGGCGGCACGACGGACTATTTTCGCGACAGCATAGCCATCGGAGCCTTCAATGCCGTGGCTAAAGGGGTTGTGGTATCTTGCTCCGCAGGCAATGGCGGCCCCTCTAGTTCCACCCTCTCCAACGAGGCGCCGTGGATCACCACCGTTGGAGCCGGCACGATCGACCGCGACTTCCCCGCCTACGCTGTGCTCGGAAACGGAAAGAACTTAACCGGCGTCTCTCTCTACAGCGGGAAGCCTCTGTCTTCCTCGCCCTACCCCTTCATTTACGCCGGGAACGCCACCAATGCCACCAACGGCAATCTCTGTATGCAGGGAACGCTTCTCCCGGACAAGGTTTCCGGAAAAATCGTCCTATGCGATCGCGGCATCAATGCGCGCGTTCAGAAGGGTTTCGTCGTGAGGGACGCCGGAGGAGCCGGTATGATCCTAGCCAACTCCGCTGCCAACGGGGAGGAGCTCGTTGCCGATGCACACATCCTCCCAGCCACTGGCGTCGGGCAAAGGGATGGGGACGTCATCAAGTCCTACCTTTTCTCAGATCCGAACCCGACGGCCACAATCGCGATCGGCGGAACCAAGGTTGGCATCACGCCGTCGCCGGTGGTGGCTGCGTTCTCCTCTCGCGGGCCGAGCGCCATCACTCCCGACATCCTGAAGCCGGACATCCTCGCACCTGGGGTGAACATCCTTGCCGCCTGGACGGGGAAGGTCGGGCCGACGGGGCAGGCGGCAGATCGGCGGCAAACGGATTTCAACATCATCTCCGGCACCTCCATGTCCTGCCCCCACATCAGCGGCCTGGCAgcgctcctcaagggggcatacTCGGACTGGAGTCCTAGCGCCATCAAATCGGCCCTCATGACCACCAGCTACTCCGTTTACCCTAACGGCGACAGAATCCTCGACGTCGCCACCGGCCGCGCGGCCACGCCCTTcgatataggggccggccacgTAGATCCACCCAAAGCTCTCGACCCTGGCCTCGTCTACGACATAACCACCGACGACTACATCGACTTCCTATGCGCCCTCAAGTACACGATGCTCCAGATTCAGGCCGTCTCCCGGAAGCAAAACGTCACCTGCGACAACAAGACGATCTATTCGGTGTCTGATCTCAACTACCCCTCGTTCTCCGTGGCATTCGAGACGGCGAGTGGCGCGGGAGGCGGCGGCTCATCGAAGACGACAACGGTGAAACACAAGCGCACGCTGACCAACGTGGGGGCGCCGGGGACATACAAGGTGACAGTATCGGCCCCGGAAGAGGTGAGTGTGGAGGTGTATCCGCAGGAGTTGAGTTTCGCGAGCTCAGGGGAGAGGAAGAGCTACACGGTGAGCTTCTCCGCGGCGTCGCAGCCGTCAGGCTCCGCCGCGTTCGGCCGCCTCGTGTGGTCCGACGGGCAGCACGTGGTCGCCAGCCCTTTGGCATTCACGTGGACATAA